From one Balaenoptera acutorostrata chromosome 6, mBalAcu1.1, whole genome shotgun sequence genomic stretch:
- the AJM1 gene encoding apical junction component 1 homolog, whose protein sequence is MTRTDPPDLLVSTVYQDIKVAAPGPVSRPPPCERPMARPAAPAPFNKRHCRSFDFLETLDGEAMEARPEPPPPEPAAPRARSRDGEPRRRARSKSAPRAAPGLAAAPASPPVPPRRGREAQRAAPADASPRREPAYPALRALANELHPIKLQPQRGGPGRMAPLCAAANRCAPAEPPAGPAPHVRCRLDVKPDDAVLQHAARGSRPCGPTETAPWPRAAPQLHGLTVPGPRHVGLSLTPTPSDSYCADPRALYCDGPLPGSRDHAERRSLPFTTPPGPTQFFYTEEPEGHPGGFMASPGPPFDSYYPRPFLSEEPPGPSPRRGGVYYAGEVRTFPVQEPPSRSYYGEAPRAYGPPCGPRYAPEEPRAHPAARPFYTEDFGRYRSRDALTRTYPHPRGSPAWGDWGPRPYRTLQVAPPPDPGPLLASWHGGTGTSPPRLATDSRHYSRSWDNILAPAPRREDPLGRGRSYENLLGREAQDPRGTSPEGRRPPVIVNLSTSPRRYAALSLSETSLSEKGRMGEGLARNWYVTPEITITDNDLRAAERPSARSWELPGSRPRPPPPAAPDGPASGRQRSLEQLDELITDLVIDSRPPAGQAPEPASDGLGRQLRRLLDSRPSGAGVPTRAPRSPPLSAGSAEEPAGPGQAADASPEPSADEDDLMTCSNVRCGRTETMFNACLYFKSCHSCYTYYCSRLCRREDWGAHKARCVYGRVGSVCRHVLQFCRDSGPVHRAFSRIARVGFLSRGRGVLFLGFPSPGSADNFLRFGLEGLLLSPTYLSLRELATHAAPLGSYARELAAAGRLYEPAECFLLSVSVAVGPGAALPGAPARPAPAPRSPGPTVRKFAKVALAAGSPARPPPARGREPDMETLILTPPPGTAGLDQDGEAGRRAREVAFIHIQRELRLRGVFLRHEFPRVYEQLCEFVEANRRFTPTTIYPTDRRTGRPFMCMIMAASEPRALDWVASANLLDDIM, encoded by the coding sequence ATGACCCGCACGGACCCGCCGGACCTGCTGGTGTCGACCGTGTACCAGGACATCAAGGTGGCGGCCCCGGGGCCCGTGTCGAGGCCCCCGCCATGTGAGCGCCCAATGGCCCGGCCTGCTGCGCCCGCGCCTTTCAACAAGCGCCACTGCCGCAGTTTCGATTTCCTGGAGACACTGGACGGGGAGGCCATGGAGGCCCGTCCGGAGCCGCCGCCTCCGGAGCCCGCCGCGCCGCGCGCCCGATCCCGCGACGGCGAGCCCCGGCGCCGCGCCCGCTCGAAGAGCGCACCCCGTGCGGCCCCGGGCCTGGCGGCCGCGCCCGCCTCACCACCTGTGCCGCCGCGCCGAGGCCGGGAGGCCCAGCGGGCGGCGCCGGCCGACGCATCGCCCCGCCGGGAGCCCGCGTACCCCGCGCTGCGCGCGCTCGCCAACGAGCTACACCCCATCAAGCTGCAGCCTCAGCGGGGCGGCCCGGGCCGCATGGCGCCCCTGTGCGCCGCCGCCAACCGCTGTGCGCCGGCCGAGCCACCCGCGGGGCCGGCCCCCCACGTCCGCTGCCGCCTGGACGTCAAGCCCGACGACGCGGTGCTGCAGCATGCCGCCCGGGGCTCGAGACCCTGCGGGCCCACCGAGACCGCTCCCTGGCCCCGCGCCGCCCCGCAGCTCCACGGCCTCACGGTGCCCGGGCCTCGCCACGTGGGGCTCTcgctcacccccacccccagtgactCGTACTGCGCCGACCCCCGGGCGCTGTACTGCGATGGGCCGCTTCCCGGGTCCCGGGACCACGCGGAGCGCCGGAGTCTGCCCTTCACCACCCCGCCGGGCCCCACCCAATTCTTCTACACCGAGGAACCCGAAGGCCACCCCGGTGGCTTCATGGCCAGCCCTGGACCGCCCTTCGACAGCTACTACCCCAGGCCCTTTCTGTCCGAAGAGCCACCCGGGCCCAGTCCAAGACGCGGGGGCGTCTACTATGCGGGGGAAGTTCGCACCTTCCCCGTCCAAGAACCACCCTCCCGTTCCTACTACGGGGAGGCCCCGCGAGCCTATGGCCCGCCCTGCGGCCCCCGCTACGCCCCCGAGGAGCCCCGGGCTCACCCCGCCGCCCGCCCCTTTTACACTGAGGACTTCGGGCGGTACCGCAGTCGAGACGCCCTGACGCGGACTTACCCACACCCGCGCGGCAGCCCGGCCTGGGGCGACTGGGGCCCGAGGCCTTACCGCACCCTGCAGGTGGCGCCTCCCCCGGACCCCGGCCCGTTGCTCGCCTCGTGGCACGGCGGCACCGGCACCAGCCCACCCCGGCTAGCGACCGACAGCCGCCACTACTCGCGCTCCTGGGACAACATCCTGGCGCCCGCGCCGCGCCGCGAAGACCCACTGGGCCGCGGCCGTAGCTACGAGAACCTGCTGGGGCGCGAGGCACAGGACCCGCGGGGCACATCCCCCGAAGGCCGGCGCCCGCCCGTCATAGTGAACCTGTCCACCTCGCCCAGACGCTACGCGGCGCTGTCGCTGTCCGAGACGTCGCTGTCGGAGAAGGGCCGTATGGGCGAGGGCCTGGCCCGAAACTGGTACGTCACGCCGGAGATCACCATCACCGACAACGACCTGCGCGCGGCTGAGCGCCCGAGCGCCAGGAGCTGGGAGCTGCCGGGGAGCCGCCCGCGGCCGCCTCCGCCCGCCGCCCCCGATGGCCCCGCCTCTGGCCGCCAGCGCAGCCTCGAACAGCTGGACGAGCTCATCACTGACCTGGTCATCGACTCGCGGCCCCCAGCCGGCCAAGCGCCCGAGCCCGCGTCCGACGGCCTGGGCCGCCAGCTGCGGCGCCTGCTAGACTCGCGGCCCTCGGGCGCCGGGGTCCCGACGCGGGCGCCGCGCTCCCCTCCCCTGTCTGCCGGCAGCGCTGAGGAGCCCGCGGGCCCGGGGCAGGCGGCCGACGCGTCCCCCGAGCCCAGCGCCGACGAGGACGACCTGATGACGTGCTCCAACGTGCGCTGCGGGCGCACCGAGACCATGTTCAACGCCTGCCTCTACTTCAAGTCCTGCCACAGCTGCTACACCTACTACTGCTCGCGCCTCTGCCGCCGCGAGGACTGGGGCGCGCACAAGGCGCGCTGCGTGTACGGCCGCGTGGGCAGCGTGTGCCGCCACGTGTTGCAGTTCTGCCGCGACAGCGGCCCAGTGCACCGCGCCTTCTCGCGCATCGCGCGCGTCGGCTTCTTGTCGCGCGGCCGCGGCGTGCTCTTCCTGGGCTTCCCGAGTCCCGGCTCCGCAGACAACTTCCTGCGCTTCGGCCTCGAGGGGCTGCTGCTGTCGCCCACCTACCTGTCGCTGCGCGAGCTGGCCACACACGCGGCGCCACTGGGCAGCTATGCTCGGGAGCTGGCGGCCGCCGGGCGCCTCTACGAGCCGGCGGAGTGCTTCCTGCTCAGCGTATCCGTGGCCGTGGGCCCCGGCGCTGCGCTACCCGGCGCCCCTGCCAGGCCAGCTCCCGCGCCGCGCAGCCCTGGACCCACGGTGCGCAAGTTCGCCAAAGTGGCTCTGGCGGCCGGTAGCCCGGCACGGCCGCCCCCGGCGCGGGGCCGCGAACCCGACATGGAGACGTTGATCCTGACGCCGCCGCCCGGCACCGCGGGCCTGGACCAGGACGGCGAAGCGGGCCGGCGAGCACGCGAGGTGGCCTTCATCCACATCCAGCGAGAGCTGCGGCTGCGCGGCGTCTTCCTACGCCACGAGTTCCCGCGCGTCTACGAGCAGCTCTGCGAGTTCGTCGAAGCCAACCGGCGCTTCACACCCACCACCATCTACCCCACGGACCGGCGCACAGGCCGCCCCTTCATGTGCATGATCATGGCCGCCTCCGAGCCACGCGCGCTAGACTGGGTGGCCAGTGCCAACCTGTTGGATGACATTATGTGA
- the PHPT1 gene encoding 14 kDa phosphohistidine phosphatase: protein MTAADLPQIPDVDIDSDGVFKYVLIRVHAVPPSGAPAGESKEIVRGYKWAEYHADIYDKVSAEMQKKGYDCECLGGGRISHQSQDKKIHVYGYSMGYGRAQHSISTEKIKARYPDYEVTWADDGY from the exons ATGACGGCGGCAGACCTCCCCCAGATCCCCGACGTGGACATCGACTCCGACGGCGTCTTCAAGTATGTGCTGATTCGAGTCCACGCGGTGCCGCCCTCCGGGGCCCCGGCCGGGGAGAGCAAAGAGATCGTGCGCGGCTACAAGTGGGCTGAGTACCACG CGGACATCTACGACAAGGTATCAGCCGAGATGCAGAAGAAAGGCTATGACTGCGAGTGCCTGGGGGGCGGGCGCATTTCCCACCAGAGCCAGGACAAGAAGATCCACGTGTACGGCTATTCCATG GGTTACGGTCGCGCCCAGCACTCCATCTCCACTGAGAAGATCAAAGCCAGGTACCCTGACTACGAGGTCACCTGGGCCGACGACGGCTACTGA